The DNA sequence GCGAAGACCTCCTGGTTGTGCGCGGCCGGCGCCCTGAAACCGGACACCTTCCGCACGTACTGCAAGGCGGCGGCCCGGATCTCCTCCTCGGTCGCCTTCTCCGGAATCGCGGGCGGACGCAACGTCTTAATCGATCGGCACATACCCCCACTATCCCGCCCCACGAACCCCCCGTCACCACCCCGCAAGCCCCGGCCAAACCCCCGGCCCGACCCATGCGAAAGACGCCAACCGACGCCGGACACTTCTACGTGGCCGCCCGGATCCATCGGCGTCCACCACCCACATCGACGTCGGCCATGGACGTGCGAAAGCCCCCAACCATGAATCGGTTGGGGGCCTTCGTGCTGGTGGGCGCGGACGGTTTCGAACCGCCGACATCTGCTTTGTAAGAGCAGCGCTCTACCCCTGAGC is a window from the Streptomyces sp. NBC_01244 genome containing:
- a CDS encoding DUF2277 family protein, producing MCRSIKTLRPPAIPEKATEEEIRAAALQYVRKVSGFRAPAAHNQEVFAAAVDAVAEATRELLEGIHVRGAGAAVAG